A portion of the Sphaerochaeta pleomorpha str. Grapes genome contains these proteins:
- a CDS encoding ABC transporter substrate-binding protein, whose amino-acid sequence MKKKILFILLVLLPVLLFSQGNAEKEMQDSGFYTATDANGRTVTLEEKPYRVIIAGKAGNMSANALFLFPEVEAMDLTLPITDQGLGDFFSLIRPSLDEKPRISQNASAEEIAAQNPQIVLTKTANYEKIGKKLDQLRIPNFTMNLESYEDWKTEITQLGKLLKNTTRAQQILSLFQERLDSITNTVSSLAPENKLKVLILQGVTTDNASSFKIAPDSWMQTWMAENVGGVPVWKGANTASNGWSTVSFEQIAAWNPDKIYIVSYKTPTETYVNEIYSSPIWANLKAVKNHNVEETPSDMMNYIQPVATWILGMQWMAQDLYPELFASVDMEEEITSFYREFYGLTDQKVLDTLLSAYKTSISLN is encoded by the coding sequence ATGAAGAAAAAAATATTGTTTATTTTGCTTGTCCTTTTGCCGGTTCTGCTTTTTTCCCAGGGAAATGCAGAGAAAGAAATGCAGGATAGCGGGTTTTATACCGCTACCGATGCCAATGGACGCACAGTAACCTTAGAAGAAAAACCCTATCGGGTCATTATCGCGGGAAAAGCCGGGAATATGAGTGCAAATGCGCTTTTCTTGTTCCCCGAGGTTGAAGCAATGGATTTGACGCTTCCCATTACTGACCAAGGGCTTGGGGACTTTTTCTCCCTGATCAGGCCCTCTCTCGATGAAAAACCCCGCATCAGCCAGAATGCGAGTGCAGAGGAAATTGCGGCCCAGAACCCGCAAATCGTACTCACCAAGACTGCAAACTATGAAAAAATCGGGAAAAAACTCGACCAGCTCAGAATTCCCAATTTTACCATGAACCTTGAATCGTATGAGGACTGGAAAACTGAAATCACGCAACTGGGGAAGCTATTGAAGAATACTACCCGCGCACAACAGATCCTTTCCTTATTCCAGGAACGCCTGGATTCCATTACCAATACGGTTTCTTCTCTGGCACCCGAGAACAAGCTGAAAGTACTGATTTTGCAGGGAGTAACCACGGACAATGCCTCTTCCTTCAAAATCGCCCCTGATTCCTGGATGCAGACCTGGATGGCAGAGAATGTAGGGGGAGTTCCTGTATGGAAAGGTGCAAATACAGCTTCCAATGGTTGGAGTACCGTTTCTTTTGAACAGATAGCTGCATGGAATCCTGACAAAATCTATATTGTCAGTTATAAGACTCCGACAGAAACATATGTCAATGAAATTTACAGTTCCCCCATATGGGCAAATCTCAAGGCAGTGAAAAACCATAATGTGGAGGAAACCCCTTCGGATATGATGAACTACATCCAGCCGGTGGCAACCTGGATTCTGGGAATGCAGTGGATGGCCCAGGACCTTTATCCCGAGCTCTTTGCTTCAGTCGACATGGAAGAAGAGATTACCTCCTTTTACAGGGAATTCTATGGCCTTACAGACCAAAAGGTACTCGATACGCTCCTAAGCGCCTACAAGACCTCGATTTCCCTTAACTAG
- a CDS encoding glutamate-5-semialdehyde dehydrogenase has protein sequence MADHTIQESIYILKKSSTRLSVSTDKQRNDLLLAIGQGLVDDWAEIERANALDLSAAEANGEKEALVKRLVFDIEKRDSVIAGLKQVAALQDPIGRVLERRLLDTSLLLERVSFPIGVIGMIFESRPDALVQIVSLCLKSGNGIILKGGKEAAHTNAALVASIYKSAASSPLGSEWLLLLTSHSDVDVMLKMDGLIDLLIPRGSNAFVKYVMDNTSIPVLGHAAGICHMYVDKEADLAMASECAFDSKTQYPAACNAIETILVHKDIAPVFLLMLASRMADKQVILHGDSQTRSYIDCLPCTQGDYDTEYLALELNIRVVDTYQQALDHIAEHGSHHTDAIITKNKELANLFMREVDSADVMVNCSTRFADGFRFGLGAEVGISTAKIHARGPVGISGLMSSKWLLQGDGQVVASYTGSNAKPFLHKELAIGEESK, from the coding sequence ATGGCAGATCACACCATACAGGAATCTATATATATACTGAAAAAGAGTTCTACACGACTTTCAGTGAGTACTGATAAGCAGAGAAACGATCTGCTTTTAGCCATTGGGCAGGGTCTCGTAGACGATTGGGCAGAAATCGAAAGGGCCAATGCCCTTGACCTTTCGGCAGCGGAAGCAAACGGCGAAAAAGAAGCACTGGTCAAACGACTGGTATTCGACATTGAGAAACGGGACAGTGTCATTGCCGGACTCAAGCAAGTCGCTGCCTTGCAGGACCCTATCGGGAGAGTCTTGGAACGGCGTTTGCTGGACACCTCTTTGTTGCTTGAACGTGTCAGTTTTCCTATCGGGGTTATCGGGATGATTTTTGAATCCCGGCCGGATGCCCTTGTCCAGATTGTTTCACTTTGCCTGAAAAGCGGAAATGGCATCATACTCAAGGGTGGGAAAGAGGCTGCACATACCAATGCTGCTTTGGTTGCCTCCATATATAAAAGTGCCGCTTCTTCTCCTCTAGGTTCTGAGTGGCTTCTGTTGCTGACCAGCCATAGTGACGTCGATGTGATGCTCAAGATGGATGGACTGATAGACCTGCTCATACCCCGTGGTTCCAATGCTTTTGTGAAATACGTCATGGACAATACTTCCATACCCGTCCTTGGTCACGCGGCGGGTATCTGCCACATGTATGTCGACAAGGAAGCCGACCTTGCAATGGCAAGCGAATGTGCCTTCGACTCCAAGACCCAATACCCTGCAGCCTGCAATGCAATAGAGACAATTTTGGTGCATAAAGACATTGCCCCTGTATTTCTTTTGATGCTTGCCTCGCGTATGGCTGACAAGCAGGTGATTCTGCATGGAGATTCCCAGACGCGATCTTATATAGACTGTCTTCCCTGTACACAGGGTGATTACGACACGGAATACCTTGCCCTTGAGCTAAATATTAGGGTAGTCGATACCTATCAGCAGGCTTTGGACCATATAGCAGAGCATGGGTCCCATCACACCGATGCGATTATTACGAAGAACAAGGAGCTCGCCAACCTGTTTATGAGGGAAGTCGATTCTGCTGATGTCATGGTGAACTGCTCTACCCGGTTTGCCGATGGGTTTAGATTCGGCCTTGGGGCTGAGGTCGGTATCAGTACGGCAAAAATCCATGCCCGGGGACCTGTAGGGATTTCAGGCTTGATGAGCAGCAAATGGCTGCTGCAAGGCGATGGTCAGGTTGTTGCATCCTACACTGGCTCAAATGCGAAGCCTTTCTTACACAAGGAACTGGCTATTGGGGAGGAATCGAAATGA
- a CDS encoding GyrI-like domain-containing protein, with the protein MDNFDVKKTYASVYGAKEQPSLVTVPPLPYFIVDGQGEPAGKEYAQSVEILYGLSFTLKMAYKSESWYKPFVVAPLEGVWYACQEEARSLWRWSSMICQPDFVTSDIFSQVQVLCRSRKKIPTELSRFSIVEDGLCVTMLHRGPYSEEKRSFDAMESFCLENHVVRNGDMHREIYLSDPRKTAPEKLKTILRYSVSRI; encoded by the coding sequence ATGGATAATTTTGATGTCAAGAAAACCTATGCCTCGGTGTACGGGGCAAAAGAGCAACCTTCTTTGGTGACAGTGCCCCCGCTTCCTTATTTTATTGTCGATGGACAAGGTGAGCCCGCAGGAAAAGAGTACGCCCAATCTGTAGAAATCCTCTATGGTTTGAGTTTTACGCTCAAGATGGCATACAAGAGTGAATCCTGGTACAAACCCTTTGTCGTAGCACCCCTTGAAGGGGTATGGTATGCCTGTCAGGAGGAAGCCCGTTCGCTCTGGAGATGGTCGAGCATGATATGCCAACCTGATTTCGTGACCAGTGATATTTTCTCGCAGGTACAGGTGTTATGCCGGTCCAGGAAAAAGATTCCCACGGAGCTTTCCAGATTCTCCATTGTTGAGGATGGTTTATGCGTGACGATGCTGCATAGAGGTCCCTATAGCGAGGAGAAGCGTTCTTTTGATGCAATGGAATCTTTCTGCCTGGAGAACCATGTCGTGAGAAACGGTGATATGCACCGCGAAATCTACCTTTCTGATCCAAGAAAAACAGCCCCGGAAAAACTAAAGACTATCCTTCGGTACTCCGTTTCAAGGATATAA
- a CDS encoding tripartite tricarboxylate transporter permease — MDIFSLDLYLSGLHFFANPMMFVSSFLGVLVGIIFGALPGLTATMTIAVFIPFTFGLAPTISFAFLLGLYTGAVYGGSISAILINIPGTPSAIATCLDGYPLSQQGRAGEAIGVSTISSAVGGFISVIVLVFAAPLIAGFALKFSAEEYVGITLIGLSIIAIISPGSTVKGLISGVLGLIVGIVGLDPITSYPRFIMNQAELIDGINAIPVMIGMYGLSEMLIQISDVQYNVIVKQALNKLIPPFKELKRITGTVIRSSFIGVLIGALPAAGGSIASLVAYGQEKRLGKRKELLGTGIIEGIAAPEAANNASTGGALIPMLTLGIPGDAMTAVLMGGLIIQGLRPGPLLFQQQMPFVSSIFLSLLLSVVFMLILGLLGARAFAKLISFPKKFLIPAILLFSLVGSYAISNSVFDIWVLIISGIIGFVLRKLSFPIAPIVLGMILGPLFESNFRRALMLSEGNWATFIQRPISLFFLVVVILVLAGPVLLVQVKKLGKKHQ; from the coding sequence ATGGATATATTCTCTTTAGACCTGTATCTCTCAGGACTCCACTTCTTTGCAAATCCGATGATGTTTGTTTCATCGTTTCTGGGAGTCCTTGTCGGCATCATTTTCGGAGCCCTCCCGGGTTTGACCGCCACGATGACGATTGCGGTTTTCATACCCTTTACCTTTGGTCTTGCCCCGACCATTTCGTTCGCTTTCCTTTTGGGACTCTATACCGGTGCGGTATACGGAGGGTCGATCTCGGCAATCCTGATCAATATCCCAGGGACTCCCTCAGCTATTGCAACGTGTCTTGACGGCTATCCGCTTAGCCAGCAGGGAAGGGCAGGGGAAGCTATCGGTGTGTCGACTATCAGTTCTGCAGTCGGCGGTTTCATCAGTGTTATCGTTTTGGTCTTTGCAGCCCCGCTCATCGCAGGTTTTGCCTTGAAGTTCAGCGCAGAGGAATATGTCGGGATTACCCTCATTGGTCTGAGTATCATCGCCATCATCTCCCCTGGATCAACGGTAAAAGGTTTGATCAGTGGGGTCTTGGGCTTGATAGTCGGCATTGTCGGGCTCGACCCGATTACCAGTTATCCTCGGTTTATCATGAACCAGGCTGAACTGATCGATGGTATCAACGCAATACCGGTGATGATCGGTATGTATGGCTTGTCCGAAATGCTCATCCAGATTTCGGATGTCCAGTATAACGTGATTGTAAAACAGGCTCTGAACAAACTGATTCCTCCTTTCAAAGAATTGAAACGGATAACAGGAACCGTAATCCGTTCTTCCTTCATCGGAGTACTCATCGGGGCTCTCCCTGCAGCCGGTGGTTCAATTGCCTCTTTGGTTGCCTATGGACAGGAAAAACGCCTTGGGAAACGGAAAGAGTTATTGGGAACCGGTATAATTGAAGGTATCGCCGCGCCGGAAGCAGCAAACAATGCAAGCACCGGTGGAGCTCTTATTCCCATGCTTACCTTGGGAATTCCTGGGGATGCAATGACAGCGGTACTCATGGGTGGTCTGATCATCCAGGGTCTGCGACCGGGTCCTCTTTTGTTCCAACAGCAGATGCCGTTTGTTTCCTCGATATTCCTCAGCCTGCTTCTTTCCGTAGTGTTTATGTTGATCCTTGGACTGCTGGGCGCACGGGCCTTTGCAAAATTGATCAGTTTCCCCAAGAAATTTTTGATACCTGCCATTTTGCTTTTCAGTTTGGTTGGTTCCTATGCCATCAGCAACTCTGTTTTCGATATCTGGGTTCTTATAATCAGCGGTATCATTGGGTTTGTCTTGCGTAAGCTATCCTTCCCGATTGCTCCAATCGTGCTGGGTATGATTCTGGGACCGCTTTTTGAAAGTAACTTCAGGAGGGCTCTCATGCTTTCTGAGGGGAATTGGGCTACGTTTATCCAAAGGCCCATCAGCCTTTTCTTCTTGGTTGTGGTTATCCTTGTCCTTGCAGGACCAGTGTTATTGGTTCAGGTAAAGAAATTAGGGAAAAAGCACCAGTAA
- a CDS encoding FecCD family ABC transporter permease produces MNATTTYRNDQKHNRLVLLLLCLLLVLLSCLFLFAGRYPKGGITFPRNLADDKLMSTIIFNVRLPRILLAIMAGAILSASGFTFQMLFSNPLVEPGFLGVSQGAAFGAALVIVLGNYSSYLVQVSATVFGLLALIMSYFLAKRFRFGGWLLRLVLSGIAVSAIFTSALGVIKLVAEPTKDLQDITFWMMGGLWNCNWGQIFSIMPIVLLCLLVILRYRWRLNLLSLQEKTAFSVGLNPNRDRVILLLVATVGTTLTISITGLIGWVGLIMPHLARKIFGSDSKAALPGSTVMGAIFLLLCDTVGRTILATEIPIGLLTSFIGAITFMVILSLRNQEGKA; encoded by the coding sequence ATGAACGCCACAACTACCTATAGGAATGACCAAAAGCACAACAGGCTCGTCCTGTTGTTGCTTTGTCTGTTGCTTGTGCTTCTTTCTTGCCTGTTCCTTTTTGCCGGCAGGTATCCAAAGGGAGGCATTACGTTTCCCCGCAACCTTGCAGACGACAAGCTGATGTCTACTATCATTTTCAACGTAAGGCTTCCGAGAATCCTATTGGCAATCATGGCAGGAGCAATTCTCAGTGCTTCCGGTTTTACTTTCCAGATGCTCTTTTCAAATCCTTTGGTGGAACCAGGGTTTCTGGGAGTAAGCCAAGGAGCTGCCTTTGGGGCAGCCTTGGTCATTGTCCTGGGTAATTACAGCTCCTACCTCGTGCAGGTAAGTGCAACTGTCTTCGGGTTGCTGGCACTCATCATGTCCTATTTTCTGGCCAAGAGATTTCGTTTCGGAGGCTGGTTACTCAGGCTGGTCTTGTCTGGAATTGCCGTCTCCGCTATTTTCACGTCAGCACTCGGGGTAATCAAACTGGTCGCGGAGCCGACAAAGGACCTTCAGGATATTACCTTCTGGATGATGGGAGGACTCTGGAATTGCAACTGGGGTCAAATTTTCTCCATCATGCCCATAGTCCTGCTGTGTCTTTTGGTAATTTTGCGATACCGATGGAGACTCAACCTGCTCTCGCTGCAGGAGAAGACTGCATTCTCAGTAGGATTGAACCCGAACCGTGACCGGGTAATCCTTCTACTGGTCGCTACCGTAGGAACAACCCTGACTATATCCATCACTGGCCTCATCGGGTGGGTTGGCCTGATCATGCCACACCTTGCACGGAAAATCTTCGGTTCCGACAGCAAAGCAGCCCTGCCAGGATCTACTGTCATGGGTGCCATTTTTTTGCTTCTCTGCGATACAGTGGGACGTACAATCCTTGCAACAGAAATCCCCATTGGGCTGTTAACCAGTTTTATCGGCGCTATTACCTTTATGGTTATACTTTCCTTGAGAAACCAGGAGGGAAAAGCATGA
- a CDS encoding tripartite tricarboxylate transporter substrate binding protein, with the protein MKKIVLLALVSLLVLPMFAAGTQETSKAYPARNVKVIIPWSVGGMTDVLTRPIASYLEKSFGVPFVVENKPGGGGVVGSLEIENSKNDGYTIGTTSMSTVSAKYVSPMYPDIHNVELISQVITIPATVTVNADSPFKTLADLLAYAKANPGKLKNSNSGTGASAHIYAAYFEAAAGIKMNHIPYPAYAEAITALLGNHVDLTNIPLPDVAAHVDAGELRLLAIASAERHPSYPDVPTLRELGLDVVMGNYSGFVAPKGTDPAIIKTLDEAIAKSMQDPTIRKFLVDAGYQPVYLNSEQFAQVIKDAEHQLDYLVNELGVEFIDD; encoded by the coding sequence ATGAAGAAAATCGTTCTATTGGCTCTTGTTTCCCTGCTTGTTCTCCCAATGTTCGCAGCCGGCACACAGGAAACCTCCAAGGCTTACCCTGCTCGGAATGTGAAAGTCATTATTCCCTGGTCTGTAGGCGGTATGACTGATGTGTTGACAAGACCTATTGCAAGCTACCTTGAGAAGAGCTTTGGCGTTCCCTTCGTAGTTGAGAATAAGCCAGGCGGTGGCGGAGTCGTTGGTTCCTTGGAAATTGAAAATTCAAAGAACGATGGCTACACCATTGGAACAACCTCAATGTCAACCGTATCGGCAAAGTATGTTTCACCCATGTACCCCGATATCCACAATGTGGAATTGATCAGCCAGGTTATTACCATTCCTGCAACGGTAACGGTCAATGCAGACAGTCCCTTCAAGACCCTTGCAGACTTGCTCGCCTATGCAAAGGCAAACCCCGGGAAACTGAAGAATTCGAATTCAGGAACCGGCGCCAGTGCACATATCTATGCTGCTTATTTCGAGGCTGCCGCAGGTATCAAGATGAACCACATCCCGTATCCTGCCTACGCTGAAGCAATTACCGCTTTGCTTGGCAATCATGTTGACTTGACGAACATTCCCCTTCCTGATGTTGCTGCCCATGTTGATGCAGGCGAGTTGAGATTGCTTGCAATCGCATCGGCTGAACGTCACCCTTCCTATCCTGATGTACCAACCCTCAGGGAACTGGGACTTGATGTAGTTATGGGGAACTATTCTGGTTTTGTTGCCCCGAAGGGAACTGACCCTGCCATCATCAAAACCCTTGACGAGGCTATCGCAAAGAGTATGCAGGATCCTACCATCCGCAAATTCCTGGTCGATGCAGGATACCAGCCCGTATATCTCAATTCAGAACAATTCGCACAGGTCATCAAGGATGCTGAGCACCAGCTTGACTATCTGGTAAATGAACTCGGGGTAGAGTTTATCGACGACTGA
- the proB gene encoding glutamate 5-kinase: MNRDFSQVQRVVVKVGTNLLSTAEGIDEHCIEDIVSQIAILMGKGIQVLLVSSGAIGMGAKELHLKDAVKQVAMRQACASIGQPILMSSYRKAFKHHGIVCSQILLTRKDMNNRHTYVNLRNSVMTLLDLGVVPVFNENDVVSTAEIGSAFGDNDRMSAMVASKIDADLLIILTDIPGVYTADPKKDPKATLLGEIEMLDEQIFSYAGGAGSTFSTGGMKTKLLAAKIAAVGGCGSIIASGYEKNSLVRLLEGEPLGSYIHPLQRISQRARWILNNSHLGSVTVDDGAKKALYDHKSLLPKGIVKVSGVFGQGDVIQVCSEDGKPFAKAVPYYNSTDIALLAGHKSKDIEEILGSGKKDVIFRPEDLVFLDNVE, from the coding sequence ATGAATCGCGATTTTTCCCAGGTGCAACGGGTGGTGGTAAAAGTCGGAACGAACCTGCTCTCTACAGCTGAAGGCATCGATGAACATTGCATCGAGGATATCGTCTCCCAGATTGCTATACTTATGGGAAAAGGGATCCAGGTCCTTTTAGTCTCCTCCGGGGCTATCGGGATGGGAGCCAAAGAACTCCATCTCAAGGACGCTGTCAAACAGGTGGCTATGCGACAAGCCTGTGCTTCCATCGGGCAACCGATTCTGATGAGCAGTTACCGTAAGGCTTTCAAACACCATGGCATAGTCTGTTCCCAGATTCTTCTTACCCGCAAAGATATGAACAACCGTCATACCTATGTGAATTTACGGAACAGTGTAATGACCTTGCTCGACCTTGGGGTAGTGCCAGTCTTCAACGAGAACGACGTGGTAAGCACGGCTGAAATTGGTTCTGCCTTTGGTGATAACGACAGGATGAGTGCCATGGTGGCCAGCAAAATTGACGCAGACCTTCTGATTATCCTTACCGATATCCCCGGGGTTTATACTGCCGACCCGAAAAAAGACCCAAAGGCGACTCTGCTCGGAGAAATAGAGATGCTCGACGAACAGATTTTCTCCTACGCGGGGGGGGCTGGGAGCACCTTCTCGACAGGGGGAATGAAAACAAAACTGCTTGCGGCAAAGATTGCCGCAGTAGGTGGATGCGGATCCATTATTGCCAGTGGATATGAGAAGAATTCACTGGTACGACTTTTGGAAGGGGAACCTTTGGGTAGCTATATCCATCCTTTACAAAGGATCAGCCAGAGGGCACGTTGGATTTTGAATAATTCCCACCTAGGCTCGGTGACGGTGGATGATGGGGCAAAAAAAGCTTTGTATGACCACAAAAGCCTGTTGCCCAAAGGTATTGTCAAGGTGAGCGGGGTCTTTGGACAGGGAGATGTCATTCAGGTCTGTTCTGAGGACGGTAAACCTTTCGCCAAAGCGGTACCTTATTATAACAGCACCGATATTGCTCTGCTTGCAGGCCATAAGAGCAAAGATATCGAAGAAATCCTTGGTTCGGGGAAAAAGGACGTAATCTTTCGTCCGGAGGATTTGGTGTTTTTGGACAATGTTGAATAA
- a CDS encoding ABC transporter ATP-binding protein, which translates to MNALTLDKVFYTYPSGTKAIQELSLEIETGSTVALLGSNGAGKSTLMDMVLSWKKANGIRLFGRDLASYGRKELGRTIALVPQSENYNFSFSVLDYTLFGRAPYLSEMESPKDSDVEIAYQALETVGLESFAKRSITTLSGGEHQLLLLARSIAQESEILLLDEPTSALDPANRQKVISILHNLHAKGKTLLFTTHDANLAFEVATHVAMLRKGKMLCFGKKEEVVTSQALTTLYDTPMTVCKVGDKTLIF; encoded by the coding sequence ATGAATGCTCTCACACTAGACAAGGTTTTCTATACCTATCCTTCCGGAACAAAGGCCATCCAGGAACTTTCCCTGGAAATCGAAACCGGGAGTACCGTTGCCCTGCTAGGTTCGAACGGTGCAGGCAAGAGTACCCTTATGGATATGGTCTTATCGTGGAAAAAGGCAAATGGTATTCGACTTTTCGGTCGCGACCTCGCATCGTATGGAAGAAAAGAACTGGGCAGGACCATCGCCTTGGTTCCCCAGAGCGAGAATTACAATTTTTCCTTTTCCGTCCTTGACTATACCCTCTTCGGACGTGCACCCTATCTCTCGGAGATGGAATCCCCGAAAGATTCAGATGTCGAGATTGCCTACCAGGCACTGGAAACCGTTGGGCTTGAATCGTTTGCAAAACGCTCCATTACTACACTTTCAGGGGGAGAACACCAATTGTTGTTGCTTGCCCGTTCCATTGCCCAGGAAAGTGAAATCCTGCTATTGGACGAACCTACCAGCGCCCTTGACCCCGCGAACCGGCAAAAGGTGATTTCGATTCTGCATAACCTGCATGCAAAAGGCAAAACCCTGCTTTTTACAACCCACGATGCAAACCTTGCCTTCGAAGTGGCCACCCATGTGGCTATGCTCCGCAAAGGAAAGATGCTCTGCTTCGGAAAAAAAGAAGAGGTGGTCACCTCACAAGCGTTGACCACCCTCTATGATACCCCCATGACTGTTTGCAAAGTCGGGGATAAAACCCTTATCTTTTGA
- a CDS encoding N-acetylmuramoyl-L-alanine amidase family protein — MRKGLIVLLLLGFLFPQGLLFAVENPYDYPVSTVIIDAGHGGYDPGTSSAWVFAGGTIFERDISLDIAKRVYALLSVIRPDLQLVMTRSDDTFVSLEDRSRIAYTTELPLKTSALFVSIHVNSAENNEARGFEVLTKKQGKSVTLLNSETPTGNIVLYSPFTSVQLNRFLNNRNLVIAKTFEQVLAQKLESSKDRGVKEQDLYVLNASRMPGVLVEVGFLSNEQEAQNLVSPQWRHSVAEAIVQAIIQCL, encoded by the coding sequence GTGAGAAAAGGGCTGATCGTTCTGCTTCTCCTCGGTTTTCTCTTTCCCCAAGGATTGCTCTTTGCCGTGGAAAACCCTTATGACTATCCTGTTTCAACCGTAATCATTGATGCAGGCCATGGCGGGTATGATCCCGGGACCTCCTCGGCCTGGGTTTTTGCTGGGGGAACGATATTCGAACGGGATATCAGTCTCGATATAGCCAAGCGGGTGTATGCCCTTCTTTCGGTAATCCGTCCGGATTTACAGCTTGTCATGACTCGTTCTGACGATACCTTTGTCAGTCTGGAGGACCGGAGTCGCATTGCTTACACCACTGAATTGCCATTGAAAACCAGTGCGTTATTCGTATCCATCCATGTTAACAGTGCAGAGAACAATGAGGCCAGGGGATTTGAGGTATTGACCAAAAAACAAGGGAAGTCAGTGACTTTACTCAATAGTGAGACACCCACTGGCAATATAGTACTCTATTCCCCTTTTACTTCAGTGCAACTCAATCGCTTTTTGAATAACAGGAACCTTGTCATCGCCAAGACGTTTGAACAAGTATTGGCACAGAAACTGGAAAGTTCCAAGGACCGGGGAGTCAAGGAGCAAGACCTATATGTTCTCAATGCCTCCCGGATGCCTGGGGTTTTGGTCGAAGTAGGGTTTCTGTCCAATGAACAGGAAGCGCAAAACCTTGTTTCCCCGCAGTGGAGACATTCTGTGGCAGAAGCAATTGTCCAAGCTATTATACAATGTCTCTGA
- a CDS encoding tripartite tricarboxylate transporter TctB family protein, producing MTKRKSDIIAGATLFAFSGLLYIGAGFMPTRSEGSRILNTGFYPRMLAIILAFLSIIMVIETMQKFKKEGDTEAEVYWKNSTSFFFFATTLILLTLFPFVMKILGFALTSFLFIASMVWLLSEKKNRHPLKIVLVSVVIACIVYVVFKIILAIPFPTGILL from the coding sequence ATGACAAAAAGAAAATCCGATATTATTGCAGGAGCCACTCTCTTCGCCTTCTCTGGTCTCCTCTATATTGGCGCTGGTTTTATGCCTACACGCAGTGAAGGCTCAAGAATACTCAACACCGGCTTTTACCCACGAATGCTCGCAATCATTCTTGCATTCCTATCAATAATCATGGTCATTGAAACCATGCAGAAATTCAAAAAAGAAGGCGATACGGAGGCCGAAGTCTATTGGAAGAATTCCACATCCTTTTTTTTCTTCGCAACGACCCTCATCCTCTTGACCCTGTTTCCCTTTGTTATGAAAATTCTGGGATTTGCCCTAACGAGTTTCCTTTTCATTGCTTCAATGGTTTGGCTGCTCTCTGAGAAGAAAAACCGGCATCCACTGAAAATTGTCTTGGTATCAGTGGTTATTGCCTGTATCGTGTATGTAGTTTTCAAAATCATATTAGCAATCCCGTTTCCTACGGGAATCCTGCTTTGA